TAAACCGAAAAAAGTGGCCATTTTTTGAATACCCTTCATCTGGAATTTTATTCGTTCCAAAGTGGATAATCAACATAACCACTTCTTCCGCCCCCGAACATTGTTGCCCTGTCGGGCATATTCAGTGTGGCATTTTTTTCAAACCGTACAGGCAAGTCAGGGTTTGCGATGTACAAGGTGCCAAATGAAATTAGCGCTGCAATACCTTTTTCAAGTTCGGCTTCGGCAGTAGCCTTGTCGTACCCGCCATTGGCAATAACCGTCTGGCCAATCTTCCCGCCAAAGAATTCGATCTCGTTTTCTGGGGCATAATGTTCAGGCATAGGAAAATGGGAGCTGCGCCTCATAATTTCCACATAAGCAAAGTCCAGTTTGTTCAGTTCTTCGATTAGATAGGTATAGGTCCCTGCAGGATCATCCAGCACCATATCTCCATAAGGATGGAAAGGAGAGATTTTAATCCCCACCTTTTCACTTCCTACCGCACTGATCAATTCCTGCATCACCTCCACTACAAAGCGAACCTTGTTAGGGATGCTGCCGCCGTAAGCATCCGTCCTTTGGTTGGCACTTTCAGCCAGAAACTGATTGGGCAAATAGCCATTCGCAGCGTGAAGCTGAACCCCGTCGAACCCTGCAGCCATGGCATTTTTTGCAGCCTGTCCAAAGTCCTTTATCGTCTGCTGGATTTCCGGAATAGTCATTTCCTGAGGTATCTCATAATCCTTCATCCCCTGAGAAGTATAATGCCGCATTCCGCGGACCGGCAAGGATGACGGCGCAAAAGGGAGCTTACCGTTCCTTTCAACAGAATGCCCCATACGGCCGGTATGCCAGAGCTGGGCTATGATCACACCGCCCTTATCATGTACCGCTGCTGTAACCTTTTTCCATGCTTCTATTTGTGGAGTCGTGAAAATACCAGGAGTGAGCGGACTGCCTGTAGCTTCCTCACTGATCCGGATGGACTCCGTAAACAACAAACCTGCGCTTGCCCTTTGGGCATAGTAATCCACTGTCATGTCCCCCACCAGTCCATTGAGGTCTGAACGGCCTCTGGTCATCGCTGCCATGGCCATTCTATTTTTCAGGCTGATACCACCTAACTGTATTTTTTCTAAAAGTTTCATATTGGCATTTTTCGTCCCATTTTGGAAATCCTATATCGAAGGATCAAGAGACATGACCGTAAATAAAAATCATACT
The Sphingobacterium spiritivorum genome window above contains:
- a CDS encoding alkene reductase codes for the protein MAMAAMTRGRSDLNGLVGDMTVDYYAQRASAGLLFTESIRISEEATGSPLTPGIFTTPQIEAWKKVTAAVHDKGGVIIAQLWHTGRMGHSVERNGKLPFAPSSLPVRGMRHYTSQGMKDYEIPQEMTIPEIQQTIKDFGQAAKNAMAAGFDGVQLHAANGYLPNQFLAESANQRTDAYGGSIPNKVRFVVEVMQELISAVGSEKVGIKISPFHPYGDMVLDDPAGTYTYLIEELNKLDFAYVEIMRRSSHFPMPEHYAPENEIEFFGGKIGQTVIANGGYDKATAEAELEKGIAALISFGTLYIANPDLPVRFEKNATLNMPDRATMFGGGRSGYVDYPLWNE